The following proteins are encoded in a genomic region of Archangium lipolyticum:
- a CDS encoding DNA polymerase III subunit gamma/tau, with amino-acid sequence MPSQPVVRVTNVRLPPQETPPVEDERLFPEEGPADGCASGECLPDVPPVPAAEPEPEAESVRPFDVHHASRAAAPMAASGRDNPRRPLQDRWRAAVDTVRNASGRHAKSLACGRLLWIREGEVAVGYTPKDGFHKTTVSGNGRATVEKALSEHFGRPTKLVVQDVSEADKAAGPDAGAGLISIAEQDAQERTAYEKSTEGRVRGHPAIRAALKFLGGEIEHIQVYDQPVRPAAAPASDTPDDSA; translated from the coding sequence GTGCCCTCGCAGCCCGTGGTGCGCGTGACGAACGTGCGCCTGCCTCCACAGGAGACACCTCCCGTCGAGGACGAGCGCCTCTTCCCCGAGGAGGGCCCGGCCGATGGCTGTGCCTCGGGCGAGTGCCTGCCCGACGTGCCGCCCGTCCCTGCCGCCGAGCCGGAACCAGAAGCCGAGTCCGTCCGGCCCTTCGACGTCCACCACGCCTCGCGCGCCGCGGCCCCCATGGCCGCTTCGGGCCGCGACAACCCCCGGCGTCCCCTCCAGGACCGGTGGCGCGCGGCGGTGGACACCGTGCGCAACGCCTCCGGCCGGCACGCCAAGTCGCTCGCGTGTGGCCGCCTTTTGTGGATTCGAGAGGGCGAGGTGGCGGTCGGCTACACGCCCAAGGACGGCTTCCACAAGACCACGGTCTCCGGCAACGGGCGCGCCACCGTCGAGAAGGCCCTCTCCGAGCACTTCGGCCGCCCGACGAAGCTCGTGGTGCAGGATGTCTCCGAGGCGGACAAGGCCGCGGGCCCCGACGCGGGCGCGGGCCTCATCAGCATCGCCGAGCAGGACGCCCAGGAGCGCACCGCCTACGAGAAGAGCACCGAGGGCCGTGTCCGGGGACACCCCGCCATCCGGGCCGCGCTCAAGTTCCTGGGGGGAGAAATCGAGCACATCCAGGTGTACGACCAGCCCGTGCGCCCGGCCGCCGCCCCGGCGAGCGACACTCCCGACGACAGCGCCTGA